The genome window CGCTCCTACCATGAGATGTCCGCCGCATAATCGAGCCGGGTCTCCTCGATCTGGGAGAGCTCGAACTCCCGGGCCTGGCCGCCCTCCTCCATCAGGACCTTGCCTTCCTTAAAGCCCAGGAGCCGGCCCTTGAAGTTGCGCTGGCCCTTGAGGGGGGCCTTGAGCCTCAACCGTATGGTCTTTCCCAAGAAACGCTCGAAATCGCGCTCCTTCTTAAGGACGCGATCGAGCCCGGGAGAGGAGACCTCCAAGGTATAGGAGTGGCTGATGATATCGCTCGTGTCAAGGAGGCTGCCGATGCGCTCCGAAAGGTAGGCGCAATCGTCCATGGTGATGCCTCCCTCCTTGTCGAGGAAGAAGCGCAGGACCCAGCCGGAGCCTTCCTTGGCGAATTTCAAATCCACCAGCTCCACGGACTCCTGCTCCAGGAGGGGGGCGATTAATTGCTCGATTTGGCCTATTCCCATGGTTAATAAAAAAAGTGGCCCGACGGCTGCCACTTGTCATGAACAAAAATACCCAGTTAATTGTAGCAAGATTAAAGAGAGTTTGTCAAAAGAAAACCGGGTCCCGCGTGATAAAGCGGGACCCGGTTGACGGGCTCTCCCCTTTTAATTTGTTTGGATATCTCCGCTGCAGCGGTCCCGGCCATAGCGGGCGCAGGAACCGTCGGAATAGCGGCTCTCGCAATAGGGCACGCAGCGGACGTGGCGGCCGCAAATGTCCGGGCCGTAGCCGGCGCAATCGCCGTCGGAGTAGCGAGAGAGGCATTGGGGAACGCATTCCACGCCCCGTCCGCAGAAGTCCGCCCCGTAGCGCGCGCAGGAGCCGTCGGAGTATCGGTTCAAGCAACGCTTGACGCAGTTATCCTGGCCGTCGCCGTACTCGTCCAAGGTGCACAGGTAGCGCCGTCCGTCTCGGTAGTACGGGAACGAGTCGGGAACCCCGCCACGGCGGTCCCGCGACTGAAAAACCACCTTGCCCTCGACCTTGCCCAGCTCGGTCTCGAAGCCCGCGGGCTTGACCTCCGCCCTCGCCAAGCCCAGCCCGCCCCACGACGACGCACCAGCGGCCACGGCCACGACCATCGCCACTTTCCCCAGTCTCATCGCTAGCCTCCTGTGCCCGGAATGCGCTGCACTGATGTGCGGATTCTAGCGATTAGGCCCAATCCCAATATAGGCCATAAGACCTATGCACGGGAGGTCTTTAGACCTATGGTCAAATAGGCCTTTAGGCCTATTTGACCGCTCGCAGGCGGGACACAGCCTCGGCGATGGGCCAGCGCAGGGTCTCGGGAGAATTGCGCCTCTTGAACTCGACCTGGCCCTGGTCGAGGGTTTTTCGGCTCACCACCAGGCGAAAAGGGATGCCGACGAGGTCGGCGTCCTTGAACTTGACGCCGGGCTTGACGTCGCGGTCGTCCTCGAGAACCTCCAGGCCCGCGCGCTCGAGCTCGGCGACCAGGGCGTCCACGGCGGGCCGGACCCGGGCGTCGTCGGACTCGTCGATGGCGATGACGCAGGCTTGGAAAGGGGCCAAGGCTAGAGGCCATATGATCCCATCGCCGTCGTGGCCCTGCTCGATGGCGGCGGCGACCACGCGGGAAACCCCGATTCCATAGCAGCCCATGATCATGGGGTGGGGCTTCTGCTCCTTGTCGAGGTAGCAAGCCTCCAGGGCCTGGGAATACTTGGTCCCGAGCTTGAAGGTGTGCCCGACCTCTATGCCGCGGAAAAATTCCGTTGGGCCGCCGCAGCGCGGACAGGGGTCCTCGGGGCGTGCTTGGCGCAGGTCGAAAAATCCTCGCGGCTCGAAGTCCCTGCCGAGGTTGACGTTCCGAGCGTGGGTCTCCGGCTTATTGGCTCCAGTGACCCCGTTCTTGACGGACTTGACCGCGAAATCCGCGTAGATCGGCACTTGGGCGTGGCCCTGGGGGCCGGCGAAGCCCACGGGACAGCCCAAATGCTCCGCGTATTGCTCGGGAGTGGCGCGGAAAACGAGGGGCGTACCCAAGGCCGCCGCGAGTTTGGCCTCGTGGAGCTCGTGATCGCCGCGCAAGAGGGCGAGCACTGGCTTCTTGTCGGCGACGTAAAGCTGTATTTTCAGGAAGCGGGATGAGGGCTCTCCGGTGAATTTGGAAACGTCCTCCACGCTGTAAAGGCCCGGGGTCGGGAATTCCTCGATGGGCTTCAAGTCCGACCCGTCCGGCCGGGCAAACGAGTCCTTCACCTCGGCCCTCTCGAGGTTGGCGCCGTAGGAGCAGCGCGCGCACGAGACCACGGTCTCCTCGCCGGTCTCGGCCAGGACCATGAACTCATGCGAAAACGAGCCCCCGATCGCCCCGGACTGGGCCTCCACCGGCTTGAACTTGAGGCCGCAGCGGGAGAATACCCGCTGGTAGGCCTCATAAATCTTCTGGTAGTAGGCCGAGGCCTCTGCCTCGTCGGCATGGAAGGAGTATGCGTCCTTCATCAGGAACTCCCGAGCGCGCATCACTCCGAAGCGCGGCCGGATCTCGTCGCGGAACTTGAGGCCGATCTGGTAGAGCATGACCGGGAGCTGGCGCCAGGAGCGGACCTCCCGGCGCGCAAGGTCCGTGATCACCTCCTCTGCCGTGGGCGCAAAGCAAAAATCCCCATCCTTGCGGTCCTTGATCCTCAAAAGCTCCTTTCCGTAGACTCCCCAGCGCCCGGTCTCCTCCCAGAGAGACTTGGGCTGGATCACGGGAAGAGAGACCTCAAGCCCCCCGATGCCGTCCATCTCCGAGCGCACGATGGCCTCGACCTTGCGCAGAACCCGCAGGCCCAAGGGAAGCCACTCGTAAATCCCCGAGGAGAGTTTGCGGATCATTCCTGCCCGCTGCATGAGTTTGGCGGAGGCGTTGTCCGCGTCTGCCGGAGCCTCGCGCAGGGTGGCAAGGAAGTAGCGGCTGAGCTTCATCGCGCTTGGGAGGCCGGGGGCCTACCGACGGAGCGCTCGCCGCGGATGCGCAGGAAATCGTTGTAGGTGGCGAAGAGAAGAAGCGAGACCAGGAATGCGATCCCGACGCTGTTGGCTAGGTTCATGGCGTCCCTGGTGAGCTTGCGCCCGGAAAGGCCCTCCCAGAGGTACATGGCGCCGTGCCCGCCGTCGAGCAAGGGCACCGGGAGGATGTTGAAGAAGCCGATGGCCACGGAGATAAGGCCGATGAGCGATATTAAATCCTCGAGGCTCGAATGCGCGGCTTGGCTCACCATCTGGACGATGCCGACCGGACCGGCTAGGTCCGGCCTTTCCCGGCGCATGATCTTGGAGGCGATGGTCTTGACCGTGAAGAGGGTCAGAACCCAGCACTGCCGGGCGCCCTGGCGCCCCGCCTCGAAGAAGCCCACGGGACGGTACACCGGCTTCGGAGTGATGCCGATGAGGCCCTGGCCGCTGGCCTCGTCCTTCCTGGGGACGACCTTGAGCAAGCCCTCCTGCCCGCCCCGGCGGTAGCGCAGCTCAATCTCCTGATTGGGGTACTTGTGGATCGCGCCGGCCAGCTCTTCCCAACTCGAGACCGGCTGGCCGCCCACGGCCGTGACGACGTCGTCCACCTTGAGCCCGGCTCGGTCCGCGGGAAACCCTATCATCATATTCCCGATGACGGCCTGCCGACCCGGCTCTGGGACGCCGTTGACGAAGATGACCCCGGTAAACAAGACGAAGGCAAGCGCGTAATTCATGGCCGGGCCCGCCGCGACTATGGCCAGGCGCCGGTTCCACGACTGCGCGAAATACTCGTCGGGCTTACCCGAGCATGATTCCAGCTCCTCGCCGGCGGGCTTGACGAAGCCCCCCAGGGGGAACGCGCAGACGGAGAACCTCGTGCCGTTGCTGGTAATCCCCAGCAGCTCCGGCCCGAAGCCGAAGGCGAACCGCTCCACTTTCACCCCGAGCCAGCGGCAGACGAAGAAATGCCCCGACTCATGGAGGAAGATGACCACCCCGAAAGTCAGTATCACGGCCAAGGCCGATTGCAGGTGATGAATAAGGTAATGGATCATAAAGAGCGGCAAGCCTCCTGGGCCTTATGCCTGGCCCATTGATCGACCTCGACCACCTCCCCAAAGCCGGGGAGGCGCGATGTCGGAGAGTGACGAGACATCACGGTCTCGATGACGCGCGGGATGTCGGTAAATCCAATGGCCCCGGAAAGGAATGCCTCCACCGCGACCTCGTCGGCGGCATTGAGCACCGCGGGCATGGCCCCGCCGGCATTCGCCGCTTCGCGCGCCAATCCCAGACATGGGAAGCGGCGAAAATCAGGTTTGTGAAAGGACAATTTCTTGATTGCGAAGAGATTTAATGGCTCTATGACGCGCTCACCCCTCTCCGGATAGCTCATGGCGTATTGAATGGGGAGCCTCATGTCGGGAGGGGACATCTGGACCATGGTCGAGCCGTCCAAGAATTCCACGCCCGAATGGATGATGGATTGAGGGTGGATAACGATCTCGATGCGGTCCTGGGACAGGGAGAAGAGGCCCATGATCTCGATGGACTCGAAACCCTTGTTCATGAGGGTGGCGCAGTCGACAGTGATCTTCTTGCCCATTTTCCAGGTCGGGTGCCTCAAAGCCTCGGCCGGAGTCACGCGAGAGAGACCGCCCTTGCGCCGGTAGAAAGCCCCGCCGGAGGCGGTCAGGAACACGCGCCGTATCTCGTCCGTCAAAGGGCCTGCCTTGCGGGCCGAGGCATGGCCTTGCACGCACTGGAAGATGGCCGAGGGCTCGGAATCGACGGGGATGATGCGGGCCTGCCAGCGCTCTGCCTCGCGCATGAACTGCGCGCCGGCCATCACCATGGGCTCCTTGTTGGCCAAGGCCACGGTCTTGCCCGCGCGAATGGC of Elusimicrobiota bacterium contains these proteins:
- a CDS encoding proline--tRNA ligase, with the translated sequence MKLSRYFLATLREAPADADNASAKLMQRAGMIRKLSSGIYEWLPLGLRVLRKVEAIVRSEMDGIGGLEVSLPVIQPKSLWEETGRWGVYGKELLRIKDRKDGDFCFAPTAEEVITDLARREVRSWRQLPVMLYQIGLKFRDEIRPRFGVMRAREFLMKDAYSFHADEAEASAYYQKIYEAYQRVFSRCGLKFKPVEAQSGAIGGSFSHEFMVLAETGEETVVSCARCSYGANLERAEVKDSFARPDGSDLKPIEEFPTPGLYSVEDVSKFTGEPSSRFLKIQLYVADKKPVLALLRGDHELHEAKLAAALGTPLVFRATPEQYAEHLGCPVGFAGPQGHAQVPIYADFAVKSVKNGVTGANKPETHARNVNLGRDFEPRGFFDLRQARPEDPCPRCGGPTEFFRGIEVGHTFKLGTKYSQALEACYLDKEQKPHPMIMGCYGIGVSRVVAAAIEQGHDGDGIIWPLALAPFQACVIAIDESDDARVRPAVDALVAELERAGLEVLEDDRDVKPGVKFKDADLVGIPFRLVVSRKTLDQGQVEFKRRNSPETLRWPIAEAVSRLRAVK
- a CDS encoding ribosome maturation factor RimP; this translates as MGQIEQLIAPLLEQESVELVDLKFAKEGSGWVLRFFLDKEGGITMDDCAYLSERIGSLLDTSDIISHSYTLEVSSPGLDRVLKKERDFERFLGKTIRLRLKAPLKGQRNFKGRLLGFKEGKVLMEEGGQAREFELSQIEETRLDYAADISW
- a CDS encoding site-2 protease family protein; translation: MIHYLIHHLQSALAVILTFGVVIFLHESGHFFVCRWLGVKVERFAFGFGPELLGITSNGTRFSVCAFPLGGFVKPAGEELESCSGKPDEYFAQSWNRRLAIVAAGPAMNYALAFVLFTGVIFVNGVPEPGRQAVIGNMMIGFPADRAGLKVDDVVTAVGGQPVSSWEELAGAIHKYPNQEIELRYRRGGQEGLLKVVPRKDEASGQGLIGITPKPVYRPVGFFEAGRQGARQCWVLTLFTVKTIASKIMRRERPDLAGPVGIVQMVSQAAHSSLEDLISLIGLISVAIGFFNILPVPLLDGGHGAMYLWEGLSGRKLTRDAMNLANSVGIAFLVSLLLFATYNDFLRIRGERSVGRPPASQAR
- a CDS encoding 1-deoxy-D-xylulose-5-phosphate reductoisomerase, which produces MKRIAILGSTGSIGVNALRVVERMPERFQVVALAAHSNSRLLARQARKFKPKMVALFDTKAGQSLTGLDGSCKCLAPGVEGLAEMAAHPDVDLVLTSLVGGVGFAPLLSAIRAGKTVALANKEPMVMAGAQFMREAERWQARIIPVDSEPSAIFQCVQGHASARKAGPLTDEIRRVFLTASGGAFYRRKGGLSRVTPAEALRHPTWKMGKKITVDCATLMNKGFESIEIMGLFSLSQDRIEIVIHPQSIIHSGVEFLDGSTMVQMSPPDMRLPIQYAMSYPERGERVIEPLNLFAIKKLSFHKPDFRRFPCLGLAREAANAGGAMPAVLNAADEVAVEAFLSGAIGFTDIPRVIETVMSRHSPTSRLPGFGEVVEVDQWARHKAQEACRSL